One Littorina saxatilis isolate snail1 linkage group LG1, US_GU_Lsax_2.0, whole genome shotgun sequence genomic window carries:
- the LOC138947722 gene encoding dentin sialophosphoprotein-like isoform X13 produces the protein MLKLTLLCLLFVSLWAKVSPRSVKTFREEENTHELRTPKCTCKTDPEKEKNTGGKTDPEKEKNTGGKTDPEKEKNTGGKTDLEKEKNPGGKTDPEKEKNPGGKTDFEKEMNTGGKTYPEKEKNTVSKTDFEKEMNTGGKTYPEKEMNTGGKTDPEKEMNTGGKTELEKEKNTVSKTDFEKEKNTGGITDLEKEKNTGGKTELEKEKNTVGKTDLEKEKNTGGITDPEKEKNTGGKTDPEKEMNTGGKTYPEKEKNTGGKTDPEKEKNTGGKTDPEKEKNTGGKTDHEKEKNTGSKTDHEKETNTGSITDPEKETNTGGKTDPEKEKNTGSKTDHEKEKNTGSKTDHEKETNTGSITDPEKEKNTGSITDPDKEKNTGGKTDPDKEKNTGGKTDPDKEKNTGGKTDHEKKTNTGGKTDHEKKTNTGSITYPEKEKNTGGKTDHEKEKNTGGKTDPEKEKNTGGKTALEKEKNTGGKTDPEKEKNTGGKTDHEKETNTGSKTDHEKETNTGSITDPEKETNTGGKTDPEKEKNTGSITDPEKETNTGGKTDPDKEKNTGDKTDPDKEKNTEGKTDLEKEKNTEGKTDLEKEKNTGGITDPEKEKNTGGKTDPEEEKNTGGKTDPDKEENTGGKTDPEKETNTGSKTDLEKEKNTGGKTDLEKEKNTGGKTDNEKEKNTGGKTDPEKEKNTGGKTDPEKEKNTGGKTDPEKEKNTGGKTYPEKEKNTGGKTDHEKETNTGSKTDHEKEKNTGSITDPEKETNTGGKTDHEKETNTGSKTDHEKEKNTGSKTDHEKETNTGSKTDHEKEKNTGSITDPEKETNTGGKIDPDKEKNTGGKTDHEKNPNTGGKTDHEKKTNTESITYPEKEKNTGGKTDHEKEKNTGSKTDLEKEKNTGGKTDHEKEKNTGSITDPEKETKTGGKTDPDKEKNTGGKTDPEKEKNTGGKTDPEKEKNTGGKTDPEKEKNTGSKTDHEKKTNTGSITDPEKEKNTGGKTDPEKEKNTGGKTDPEKEKNTGGKTDPEKEKNTGGKTDPEKEKDPGGKTDHEKEKNPVGKTDPEKEKNTGGKTYPEKENNPGGKIYPEKETNTGVKTDHEKEKNPGGKTDLEKEKNTGGKTDLEKEKNTGGKTDPEKEKNTGGKTDPEKEKNTGEDFMRMNPESGVHSRDGCRARMNCATDKLPEGSDIVSVRLYHETASDQTRIHILLAEADDQSQMMFRDRVQLSNAGAFVSNNQAPVCPGTFFCMGTTTYFIYPVQEENLGKYMCETRVRKGSQTLLYVGWATLAFDKCCKACPYCSTQVGGVWADFGLWSPEPCKGCLQERRPERCLTKHCNGPEPIQRRRCSQDGVCDETDQIKIHTERVNADRCRVKIQCKVPPNVIVTSVQLFHVWGPKKAVKFTGLTDVDYTGNILLAEATAGVNGGRFTEMVFHPNGRVDPDIPSDTQLCSCTYNCREYYTYTFDTVNPANVGDYACVIHPRRGLDDFLFAARLGFADDCPRPSKETVREEECEYHCIDTYMVEGHEKYIEYYCHKLCEMDEEGKGARVGLKHVSRDLHTL, from the exons ATGCTGAAATTGACTTTACTATGTCTGCTTTTCGTTTCGCTTTGGGCTAAAGTTAGCCCTCGGagtgtgaaaacgtttagggaGGAAGAAAACACCCATGAGCTTAGAACGCCtaaatgtacatgtaaaactgaccccgagaaagaaaagaacactggaggtaaaactgaccccgagaaagaaaagaacactggaggtaaaactgaccccgagaaagaaaagaacactggaggtaaaactgacctcgagaaagaaaagaaccctggaggtaaaactgaccccgagaaagaaaagaaccctggaggtaaaactgacttcgagaaagaaatgaacactggaggtaaaacataccccgagaaagaaaagaacactgtAAGTAAAACTGACTTCGAGAAAGAAATgaacactggaggtaaaacATACCCCGAGAAAGAAATgaacactggaggtaaaacGGACCCCGAGAAAGAAATgaacactggaggtaaaactgagctcgagaaagaaaagaacactgtAAGTAAAACTGACttcgagaaagaaaagaacactggaGGTATAACTGACctcgagaaagaaaagaacactggaggtaaaactgagctcgagaaagaaaagaacactgtAGGTAAAACTGACctcgagaaagaaaagaacactggaggtataactgaccccgagaaagaaaagaacactggaggtaaaactgaccccgagaaagaaatgaacactggaggtaaaacataccccgagaaagaaaagaacactggaggtaaaactgaccccgagaaagaaaagaacactggaggtaaaactgaccccgagaaagaaaagaacactggaggtaaaactgaccatgagaaagaaaagaacactggaAGTAAAACTGACCATGAGAAAGAAACGAACACTGGAAGTATAACTGACCCCGAGAAAGAAACgaacactggaggtaaaactgaccccgagaaagaaaagaacactggaagtaaaactgaccatgagaaagaaaagaacactggaAGTAAAACTGACCATGAGAAAGAAACGAACACTGGAAGTATAACTGACcccgagaaagaaaagaacactggaAGTATAACTGACCCCgataaagaaaagaacactggaggtaaaactgaccccgataaagaaaagaacactggaggtaaaactgaccccgataaagaaaagaacactggaggtaaaactgaccatgagaaaaaaacgaacactggaggtaaaactgaccATGAGAAAAAAACGAACACTGGAAGTATAACTTACcccgagaaagaaaagaacactggaggtaaaactgaccatgagaaagaaaagaacactggaggtaaaactgaccccgagaaagaaaagaacactggaggtaaaactgccctcgagaaagaaaagaacactggaggtaaaactgaccccgagaaagaaaagaacactggaggtaaaactgaccATGAGAAAGAAACGAACACTGGAAGTAAAACTGACCATGAGAAAGAAACGAACACTGGAAGTATAACTGACCCCGAGAAAGAAACgaacactggaggtaaaactgaccccgagaaagaaaagaacactggaAGTATAACTGACCCCGAGAAAGAAACgaacactggaggtaaaactgaccccgataaagaaaagaacactggaGATAAAACTGACCCCgataaagaaaagaacactgAAGGTAAAACTGACctcgagaaagaaaagaacactgaAGGTAAAACTGACctcgagaaagaaaagaacactggaGGTATAACAGACcccgagaaagaaaagaacactggaggtaaaactgaccccgaggaagaaaagaacactggaggtaaaactgaccCCGATAAAGAAGAgaacactggaggtaaaactgaccCCGAGAAAGAAACGAACACTGGAAGTAAAACTGACctcgagaaagaaaagaacactggaggtaaaactgacctcgagaaagaaaagaacactggaggtaaaactgacaatgagaaagaaaagaacactggaggtaaaactgaccccgagaaagaaaagaacactggaggtaaaactgaccctgagaaagaaaagaacactggaggtaaaactgaccccgagaaagaaaagaacactggaggtaaaacataccccgagaaagaaaagaacactggaggtaaaactgaccATGAGAAAGAAACGAACACTGGAAGTAAAACTGACcatgagaaagaaaagaacactggaAGTATAACTGACCCCGAGAAAGAAACgaacactggaggtaaaactgaccATGAGAAAGAAACGAACACTGGAAGTAAAACTGACcatgagaaagaaaagaacactggaAGTAAAACTGACCATGAGAAAGAAACGAACACTGGAAGTAAAACTGACcatgagaaagaaaagaacactggaAGTATAACTGACCCTGAGAAAGAAACGAACACTGGAGGTAAAATTGACCCCgataaagaaaagaacactggaggtaaaactgaccATGAAAAAAACCCgaacactggaggtaaaactgaccatgagaaaaaaacaaacactgaaAGTATAACTTACcccgagaaagaaaagaacactggaggtaaaactgaccatgagaaagaaaagaacactggaA gtaaaactgacctcgagaaagaaaagaacactggaggtaaaactgaccatgagaaagaaaagaacactggaAGTATAACTGACCCCGAGAAAGAAACGAAAactggaggtaaaactgaccccgataaagaaaagaacactggaggtaaaactgaccccgagaaagaaaagaacactggaggtaaaactgaccccgagaaagaaaagaacactggaggtaaaactgaccccgagaaagaaaagaacactggaAGTAAAACTGACCATGAGAAAAAAACGAACACTGGAAGTATAACTGACcccgagaaagaaaagaacactggaggtaaaactgaccccgagaaagaaaagaacactggaggtaaaactgaccccgagaaagaaaagaacactggaggtaaaactgaccccgaaaaagaaaagaacactggaggtaaaactgaccCCGAGAAAGAAAAGGACCctggaggtaaaactgaccatgagaaagaaaagaaccctgtaggtaaaactgaccccgagaaagaaaagaacactggaggtaaaacATACCCCGAGAAAGAAAATAACCCTGGAGGTAAAATATACCCCGAGAAAGAAACGAACACTGGAGTTAAAACTGACcatgagaaagaaaagaaccctggaggtaaaactgacctcgagaaagaaaagaacactggaggtaaaactgacctcgagaaagaaaagaacactggaggtaaaactgaccccgagaaagaaaagaacactggaggtaaaactgaccccgagaaagaaaagaacactggag AAGACTTCATGAGAATGAACCCAGAAAGTGGCGTTCACAGTCGCGATGGCTGTCGTGCCAGAATGAACTGTGCTACGGACAAACTGCCAGAGGGTTCGGACATTGTGTCCGTCAGACTGTACCACGAGACGGCGAGTGACCAGACCAGGATCCACATACTTCTGGCCGAGGCAGATGACCAGTCCCAGATGATGTTTCGTGACCGTGTCCAGTTGTCCAACGCCGGGGCTTTTGTTTCTAACAACCAGGCGCCAGTGTGTCCGGGGACGTTTTTCTGTATGGGTACCACAACCTACTTCATTTACCCG GTCCAAGAGGAGAACCTAGGTAAATATATGTGCGAGACGCGCGTGAGGAAAGGGAGCCAGACGTTGCTCTACGTGGGTTGGGCTACCCTCGCTTTTGATAAATGCTGTAAAGCCTGCCCCTACTGCAGCACGCAAg TGGGCGGGGTGTGGGCCGATTTTGGTCTCTGGTCACCGGAGCCGTGCAAGGGATGTTTACAGGAGCGTCGACCCGAACGTTGTCTGACCAAACACTGCAATGGCCCTGAACCCATCCAGAGACGTCGCTGCTCTCAGGACGGTGTGTGCGACGAGACAG ATCAGATCAAAATCCACACGGAACGTGTCAACGCGGATCGTTGTCGCGTAAAGATACAGTGCAAGGTTCCTCCAAATGTCATCGTGACATCTGTGCAACTGTTTCACGTGTGGGGGCCCAAGAAGGCTGTCAAGTTCACAGGCTTAACGGATGTAGATTACACGGGGAACATTCTTCTAGCGGAGGCGACGGCGGGGGTCAACGGAGGAAG ATTCACAGAGATGGTTTTTCATCCTAACGGGAGAGTCGACCCGGACATTCCCAGCGATACTCAACTGTGTTCCTGCACGTACAACTGCAGGGAATACTACACCTACACTTTTGACACT gTCAACCCGGCCAATGTAGGTGATTATGCATGCGTCATACACCCGAGACGGGGCCTTGATGACTTCCTCTTCGCGGCCAGGCTGGGTTTCGCTGACGACTGCCCAAGGCCAAGCAAAG AAACTGTCAGGGAGGAGGAATGCGAATATCACTGCATTGAC ACATACATGGTGGAAGGCCACGAGAAGTACATCGAGTACTACTGCCACAAACTTTGCGAGATGGACGAGGAGGGCAAAGGAGCTAGGGTTGGCCTGAAACATGTGTCTCGCGATCTGCACACATTATAA
- the LOC138947722 gene encoding dentin sialophosphoprotein-like isoform X8: MLKLTLLCLLFVSLWAKVSPRSVKTFREEENTHELRTPKCTCKTDPEKEKNTGGKTDPEKEKNTGGKTDPEKEKNTGGKTDLEKEKNPGGKTDPEKEKNPGGKTDFEKEMNTGGKTYPEKEKNTVSKTDFEKEMNTGGKTYPEKEMNTGGKTDPEKEMNTGGKTELEKEKNTVSKTDFEKEKNTGGITDLEKEKNTGGKTELEKEKNTVGKTDLEKEKNTGGITDPEKEKNTGGKTDPEKEMNTGGKTYPEKEKNTGGKTDPEKEKNTGGKTDPEKEKNTGGKTDHEKEKNTGSKTDHEKETNTGSITDPEKETNTGGKTDPEKEKNTGSKTDHEKEKNTGSKTDHEKETNTGSITDPEKEKNTGSITDPDKEKNTGGKTDPDKEKNTGGKTDPDKEKNTGGKTDHEKKTNTGGKTDHEKKTNTGSITYPEKEKNTGGKTDHEKEKNTGGKTDPEKEKNTGGKTALEKEKNTGGKTDPEKEKNTGGKTDHEKETNTGSKTDHEKETNTGSITDPEKETNTGGKTDPEKEKNTGSITDPEKETNTGGKTDPDKEKNTGDKTDPDKEKNTEGKTDLEKEKNTEGKTDLEKEKNTGGITDPEKEKNTGGKTDPEEEKNTGGKTDPDKEENTGGKTDPEKETNTGSKTDLEKEKNTGGKTDLEKEKNTGGKTDNEKEKNTGGKTDPEKEKNTGGKTDPEKEKNTGGKTDPEKEKNTGGKTYPEKEKNTGGKTDHEKETNTGSKTDHEKEKNTGSITDPEKETNTGGKTDHEKETNTGSKTDHEKEKNTGSKTDHEKETNTGSKTDHEKEKNTGSITDPEKETNTGGKIDPDKEKNTGGKTDHEKNPNTGGKTDHEKKTNTESITYPEKEKNTGGKTDHEKEKNTGSKTNPEKEKNTGGKTDHEKETNTGSKTDHEKETNTGSITDPEKETNTGGKTDLEKEKNTGGKTDHEKEKNTGSKTDPEKEKNTGGKTDPEKEKNTGGKTDPEKEKNTGSKTDHEKKTNTGSITDPEKEKNTGGKTDPEKEKNTGGKTDPEKEKNTGGKTDPEKEKNTGGKTDPEKEKDPGGKTDHEKEKNPVGKTDPEKEKNTGGKTYPEKENNPGGKIYPEKETNTGVKTDHEKEKNPGGKTDLEKEKNTGGKTDLEKEKNTGGKTDPEKEKNTGGKTDPEKEKNTGEDFMRMNPESGVHSRDGCRARMNCATDKLPEGSDIVSVRLYHETASDQTRIHILLAEADDQSQMMFRDRVQLSNAGAFVSNNQAPVCPGTFFCMGTTTYFIYPVQEENLGKYMCETRVRKGSQTLLYVGWATLAFDKCCKACPYCSTQVGGVWADFGLWSPEPCKGCLQERRPERCLTKHCNGPEPIQRRRCSQDGVCDETDQIKIHTERVNADRCRVKIQCKVPPNVIVTSVQLFHVWGPKKAVKFTGLTDVDYTGNILLAEATAGVNGGRFTEMVFHPNGRVDPDIPSDTQLCSCTYNCREYYTYTFDTVNPANVGDYACVIHPRRGLDDFLFAARLGFADDCPRPSKETVREEECEYHCIDTYMVEGHEKYIEYYCHKLCEMDEEGKGARVGLKHVSRDLHTL; this comes from the exons ATGCTGAAATTGACTTTACTATGTCTGCTTTTCGTTTCGCTTTGGGCTAAAGTTAGCCCTCGGagtgtgaaaacgtttagggaGGAAGAAAACACCCATGAGCTTAGAACGCCtaaatgtacatgtaaaactgaccccgagaaagaaaagaacactggaggtaaaactgaccccgagaaagaaaagaacactggaggtaaaactgaccccgagaaagaaaagaacactggaggtaaaactgacctcgagaaagaaaagaaccctggaggtaaaactgaccccgagaaagaaaagaaccctggaggtaaaactgacttcgagaaagaaatgaacactggaggtaaaacataccccgagaaagaaaagaacactgtAAGTAAAACTGACTTCGAGAAAGAAATgaacactggaggtaaaacATACCCCGAGAAAGAAATgaacactggaggtaaaacGGACCCCGAGAAAGAAATgaacactggaggtaaaactgagctcgagaaagaaaagaacactgtAAGTAAAACTGACttcgagaaagaaaagaacactggaGGTATAACTGACctcgagaaagaaaagaacactggaggtaaaactgagctcgagaaagaaaagaacactgtAGGTAAAACTGACctcgagaaagaaaagaacactggaggtataactgaccccgagaaagaaaagaacactggaggtaaaactgaccccgagaaagaaatgaacactggaggtaaaacataccccgagaaagaaaagaacactggaggtaaaactgaccccgagaaagaaaagaacactggaggtaaaactgaccccgagaaagaaaagaacactggaggtaaaactgaccatgagaaagaaaagaacactggaAGTAAAACTGACCATGAGAAAGAAACGAACACTGGAAGTATAACTGACCCCGAGAAAGAAACgaacactggaggtaaaactgaccccgagaaagaaaagaacactggaagtaaaactgaccatgagaaagaaaagaacactggaAGTAAAACTGACCATGAGAAAGAAACGAACACTGGAAGTATAACTGACcccgagaaagaaaagaacactggaAGTATAACTGACCCCgataaagaaaagaacactggaggtaaaactgaccccgataaagaaaagaacactggaggtaaaactgaccccgataaagaaaagaacactggaggtaaaactgaccatgagaaaaaaacgaacactggaggtaaaactgaccATGAGAAAAAAACGAACACTGGAAGTATAACTTACcccgagaaagaaaagaacactggaggtaaaactgaccatgagaaagaaaagaacactggaggtaaaactgaccccgagaaagaaaagaacactggaggtaaaactgccctcgagaaagaaaagaacactggaggtaaaactgaccccgagaaagaaaagaacactggaggtaaaactgaccATGAGAAAGAAACGAACACTGGAAGTAAAACTGACCATGAGAAAGAAACGAACACTGGAAGTATAACTGACCCCGAGAAAGAAACgaacactggaggtaaaactgaccccgagaaagaaaagaacactggaAGTATAACTGACCCCGAGAAAGAAACgaacactggaggtaaaactgaccccgataaagaaaagaacactggaGATAAAACTGACCCCgataaagaaaagaacactgAAGGTAAAACTGACctcgagaaagaaaagaacactgaAGGTAAAACTGACctcgagaaagaaaagaacactggaGGTATAACAGACcccgagaaagaaaagaacactggaggtaaaactgaccccgaggaagaaaagaacactggaggtaaaactgaccCCGATAAAGAAGAgaacactggaggtaaaactgaccCCGAGAAAGAAACGAACACTGGAAGTAAAACTGACctcgagaaagaaaagaacactggaggtaaaactgacctcgagaaagaaaagaacactggaggtaaaactgacaatgagaaagaaaagaacactggaggtaaaactgaccccgagaaagaaaagaacactggaggtaaaactgaccctgagaaagaaaagaacactggaggtaaaactgaccccgagaaagaaaagaacactggaggtaaaacataccccgagaaagaaaagaacactggaggtaaaactgaccATGAGAAAGAAACGAACACTGGAAGTAAAACTGACcatgagaaagaaaagaacactggaAGTATAACTGACCCCGAGAAAGAAACgaacactggaggtaaaactgaccATGAGAAAGAAACGAACACTGGAAGTAAAACTGACcatgagaaagaaaagaacactggaAGTAAAACTGACCATGAGAAAGAAACGAACACTGGAAGTAAAACTGACcatgagaaagaaaagaacactggaAGTATAACTGACCCTGAGAAAGAAACGAACACTGGAGGTAAAATTGACCCCgataaagaaaagaacactggaggtaaaactgaccATGAAAAAAACCCgaacactggaggtaaaactgaccatgagaaaaaaacaaacactgaaAGTATAACTTACcccgagaaagaaaagaacactggaggtaaaactgaccatgagaaagaaaagaacactggaAGTAAAACTAACcccgagaaagaaaagaacactggaggtaaaactgaccATGAGAAAGAAACGAACACTGGAAGTAAAACTGACCATGAGAAAGAAACGAACACTGGAAGTATAACTGACCCCGAGAAAGAAACgaacactggaggtaaaactgacctcgagaaagaaaagaacactggaggtaaaactgaccatgagaaagaaaagaacactggaA gtaaaactgaccccgagaaagaaaagaacactggaggtaaaactgaccccgagaaagaaaagaacactggaggtaaaactgaccccgagaaagaaaagaacactggaAGTAAAACTGACCATGAGAAAAAAACGAACACTGGAAGTATAACTGACcccgagaaagaaaagaacactggaggtaaaactgaccccgagaaagaaaagaacactggaggtaaaactgaccccgagaaagaaaagaacactggaggtaaaactgaccccgaaaaagaaaagaacactggaggtaaaactgaccCCGAGAAAGAAAAGGACCctggaggtaaaactgaccatgagaaagaaaagaaccctgtaggtaaaactgaccccgagaaagaaaagaacactggaggtaaaacATACCCCGAGAAAGAAAATAACCCTGGAGGTAAAATATACCCCGAGAAAGAAACGAACACTGGAGTTAAAACTGACcatgagaaagaaaagaaccctggaggtaaaactgacctcgagaaagaaaagaacactggaggtaaaactgacctcgagaaagaaaagaacactggaggtaaaactgaccccgagaaagaaaagaacactggaggtaaaactgaccccgagaaagaaaagaacactggag AAGACTTCATGAGAATGAACCCAGAAAGTGGCGTTCACAGTCGCGATGGCTGTCGTGCCAGAATGAACTGTGCTACGGACAAACTGCCAGAGGGTTCGGACATTGTGTCCGTCAGACTGTACCACGAGACGGCGAGTGACCAGACCAGGATCCACATACTTCTGGCCGAGGCAGATGACCAGTCCCAGATGATGTTTCGTGACCGTGTCCAGTTGTCCAACGCCGGGGCTTTTGTTTCTAACAACCAGGCGCCAGTGTGTCCGGGGACGTTTTTCTGTATGGGTACCACAACCTACTTCATTTACCCG GTCCAAGAGGAGAACCTAGGTAAATATATGTGCGAGACGCGCGTGAGGAAAGGGAGCCAGACGTTGCTCTACGTGGGTTGGGCTACCCTCGCTTTTGATAAATGCTGTAAAGCCTGCCCCTACTGCAGCACGCAAg TGGGCGGGGTGTGGGCCGATTTTGGTCTCTGGTCACCGGAGCCGTGCAAGGGATGTTTACAGGAGCGTCGACCCGAACGTTGTCTGACCAAACACTGCAATGGCCCTGAACCCATCCAGAGACGTCGCTGCTCTCAGGACGGTGTGTGCGACGAGACAG ATCAGATCAAAATCCACACGGAACGTGTCAACGCGGATCGTTGTCGCGTAAAGATACAGTGCAAGGTTCCTCCAAATGTCATCGTGACATCTGTGCAACTGTTTCACGTGTGGGGGCCCAAGAAGGCTGTCAAGTTCACAGGCTTAACGGATGTAGATTACACGGGGAACATTCTTCTAGCGGAGGCGACGGCGGGGGTCAACGGAGGAAG ATTCACAGAGATGGTTTTTCATCCTAACGGGAGAGTCGACCCGGACATTCCCAGCGATACTCAACTGTGTTCCTGCACGTACAACTGCAGGGAATACTACACCTACACTTTTGACACT gTCAACCCGGCCAATGTAGGTGATTATGCATGCGTCATACACCCGAGACGGGGCCTTGATGACTTCCTCTTCGCGGCCAGGCTGGGTTTCGCTGACGACTGCCCAAGGCCAAGCAAAG AAACTGTCAGGGAGGAGGAATGCGAATATCACTGCATTGAC ACATACATGGTGGAAGGCCACGAGAAGTACATCGAGTACTACTGCCACAAACTTTGCGAGATGGACGAGGAGGGCAAAGGAGCTAGGGTTGGCCTGAAACATGTGTCTCGCGATCTGCACACATTATAA